The Pelmatolapia mariae isolate MD_Pm_ZW linkage group LG10_11, Pm_UMD_F_2, whole genome shotgun sequence genome includes a region encoding these proteins:
- the LOC134635674 gene encoding DOMON domain-containing protein FRRS1L: MKRLMSSRSHQDCGFKEDYGRVAEFDAFPFLLVMIFLRRLVQLSVLLIHAGWWGVAPSPTDEGALRTGHGEHGEPGHQEPHKDSYSTFASEFLESRYLSDDGYPFPTAPPVDPFAKIKVSDCGVTKGCIRYGKPGCDAETCDYFLSYRRIGTDVEFELSADTDGWVAVGFSSDKKMGGDDVMACVHDDNGRVRIHHFYNVGQWAKEIKRNPARDEEGIFENNRVTCRFKRPLYVPREETLVDLHLSWYYLFAWGPAIQGSITRHDIDSPPVSEHMISIYKYVDIFMPSTAYQTFNSPLCLLLIVALTFYLLMGTP, encoded by the exons ATGAAAAGATTAATGAGCTCTAGAAGCCATCAGGACTGCGGTTTCAAAGAGGATTATGGGCGTGTAGCTGAATTCGATG CGTTCCCTTTTTTGTTGGTCATGATTTTTCTGCGGAGGCTTGTGCAGCTTTCGGTGCTGCTGATCCACGCTGGATGGTGGGGGGTCGCGCCGAGCCCCACCGATGAGGGAGCACTCCGGACCGGCCACGGAGAGCACGGAGAGCCTGGACACCAAGAGCCTCACAAGGACTCCTACAGCACCTTCGCCTCCGAGTTTCTGGAGTCCAGATATCTGTCCGATGATG GTTACCCATTCCCCACAGCACCCCCAGTCGACCCCTTTGCCAAGATCAAAGTCAGCGACTGTGGAGTAACAAAGGGCTGCATAAG GTACGGGAAGCCGGGGTGTGATGCAGAGACGTGTGACTACTTTCTGAGTTATCGTCGCATCGGGACAGATGTGGAGTTTGAGCTGAGCGCAGATACAGATGGCTGGGTGGCTGTAGGTTTCTCATCTGATAAGAAAATG GGAGGAGACGATGTTATGGCCTGTGTGCATGATGATAACGGGCGTGTGCGGATACATCACTTCTACAACGTCGGCCAGTGGGCCAAGGAGATCAAGAGGAATCCGGCTCGAGACGAAGAGGGCATATTTGAGAACAACCGCGTCACCTGCCGTTTCAAGCGACCGTTATACGTCCCCCGAGAGGAAACGCTTGTGGACTTACACCTCTCGTGGTACTACCTGTTTGCATGGGGACCTGCTATTCAAG GTTCCATCACGAGGCACGACATTGACAGTCCTCCAGTCAGCGAGCACATGATCAGCATCTATAAGTACGTGGACATCTTCATGCCCTCCACAGCTTATCAGACATTTAATTCTCCCCTCTGCTTACTGCTCATAGTAGCTCTCACCTTCTACCTGCTGATGGGGACGCCATAA